The following nucleotide sequence is from Nautilia sp. PV-1.
TAATAAAAAAACATTTTAAAAATTCTCAATTTTCAATTCTCAATTCTCCATTATACCTGCCAAGTCCCAGTCCGTTAAACGCAAGATTAAAACCAGATCAAAAGGCTGAAATATGGAAAAAATTATTGGAATTGACGTAGGATTAAAACGTATAGGAGTGGCGTTTTCAAACGGAAGCGTTGTTGTGCCACTGCCTGCAGTCATAAGAAAAAACAGAAATCAGGCGGCAAAAGAAGTTATGGATAAAATAAACGAATATAAAGCCGATGTGCTGGTAGTTGGACTGCCAATGACAAACGAAGAGATGCAAAGAAGAATAAAACATTTCATTTCGCTTTTGGATTTTAACGGCAGTACCGTTTTTATTGATGAAAGTTATACAAGTGCGGAAGTGGAAGAAGAAATAAAAGGAGTTATAAAACATAAAAAAGACGGCAGGATAGACTCTCTCGTGGCAAAAAAACTTATAGAAAACTATTTAGCCAGAAAATCGTAATATTTTTTAATAAAATCACTTTTTTCGGCAAGAAAACCGGTAAGATTGTCTACTTCCGTTTTGTTACCTTTTTCATAATCGATCTGCATGCTCATTTTGCTTTCATACGGTATATTTAATGCCTGATTGATAACTTTTTCTTTTTCAGAACTTAAATCTATACCGTAACTCTTTGCTATATTTATTACTTCATCCAAAAATTTTTCTACCTCTTCACGCTTATTTTCCATAATCCAGCCGGTAGGTTTGTCATAATAACTCTGAAGTGTCGCGAACGTTGAAATAAAGAGATATTTTTTCCATATCTCTTTATCGATACTGTCTGAAAATTTGATTTTCAAATCGCATTTTTCAAAAACTTTTTTCAATATCTCATCATTCTCAAGACACATATAAAAAAGCGGTGTTTTTTTATAAATAACGTTAACGTCTTTTTTATTCGAAAGAATATAAATACAGGCCTTTACAATCTTAGCCCCGATATTTTTAAATTTTTCAAAATGCCCTATTCCGTTTAATATAGGAACTATTCTTGTATTATTATGATAATGGCCTTCTATTTCATTTATAACCTCATCAAGACTGTATGATTTAGCCGTAATAAAAATAATATCGTAAATCCCGTCGATGCCGACATTCGGGTAAACGGTATCTTCTTTATCGACATCTATTATTTTAAGTCCTTCTTTTTTGACTTTTTCGTTTGTTTTTTCAGTAGCGTATACATCGATATTATATCCGCACTTTATGAGTTTATACGCCAAATATCCTCCAACTCCGCCTAATCCCACGACAAGTATTTTCATACGTTTCCTTTTATCCAGAATTTTCCCTGCAATAACGGCACCGAGTGCAAGTGAAAGAAAAAGACCTATTAAAAACAGTTCCCCTATTAAATCTTTAAAATCTATCAAATTTACCATAATTATCTTTTTTGCAAAATAACGCCGCATTCGGCATGGTTTGTATACGGAAACTGGTCAAAAAAGGCAAAAGCTTTTATTTCTCTGCCTTTTGAGAGTGTTTGCAAATCTCTTTTAAGGGTTTCGGGATTGCATGAAATATATATAATATTGTCAAATTCGTTTACAAATTCCCTGGATTTATCATCAAGCCCGGCACGGGGAGGATCTATTAAAACGTTTTTTAAATCATATTTGGTGATTAAAGGCGATTTGTCTTTATACAGTTTTGAAAATTCAGCCGCACTCATAGCAAGAAAAGTTATATTCCCTCTTTCGTTAATTTCCGCATTATAAGTTGCCGCTTCAATTGATTCTTTACTGATTTCAGTGGCTATTACCCTGTTAAACCTCTCACTAAGCGGAATGGTAAAATTTCCGTTACCGCAGTAAAGTTCAACCAAATCGCCTCTTAAGTCTTCCGAGTTTCTCATTGCCCACTCTATCATTTTCTGATTCATCTGCCGGTTAGGCTGTGAAAAAGTGTTTTCGATTATTTTATATTTGTAAATTTTTGAATTGATATTAAGCTCTTCAATTAAATAATTTTTATCAAAAACATACTTTCTTCCTTTTTTTCTGACTATGAAATCTATATTTTTAAATTTGTCTTTAAGCTTCTGTATATCCTCCGCTATGGTTTCATCAACTTTTCTGTGATAAATAAGCGTTACGATAAGCTCGCCTTTGGAATTGCTTAAAAAATCTATTTCATAAAGTTTAAATCTTAAATTGTCATTTTTTTCTATTTCATTTAAAAGAGGCGTCATCACCTCGTAAATGGCCTTGTCGACTATTTTACACTCTTCTATCGGAATTACACCTCTTCCGTCTTCTTTTCTTTTTCTCATAGCGTAATAGCTCTTATCACCCTCGTGCCACACCCTGAATTCGGCTCTGGCTCTAAAATGTTCGTCGCTTCCGTGCACTACTTCAAGCCCGGGCATATCAAATTCACTGAAAAGCTCTATTAACTGTCCGCTTTTCATTTTTAACTGTTCTTCATAAGGCATTTGCCAAAGTACACAGCTTCCGCATTTTCCAAAACTGCTGCAGTTCATTTTACTCCTTTATTAAACTTCAATTTTTTATGAACACTCTAATGGAAGCTCTTGACAAGCCCCAGCACTATAAGATTCCAGCCGTCCACCAATATAAATACCAGTATTTTAAAAGGCAGTGATATCATTACAGGCGGCAGCATCATCATACCCAAACTCATTAAAATGGAACTTACCACCATATCTATAATCAAAAACGGCAAAAATATCAAAAACCCTATTTCAAACGCCGTTTTCAATTCGCTTATCATAAAAGCCGGAACAAGAATAGTCAAAGGCACGTCATTTACCGTTTTAGGATTTGGAAGATGTCTTATTCTGAAAAAAAGAGCCAAATCTTTTTCACGGGTATTTTTAATCATAAACGTTTTAAAAGGCTTGATACTCCGTTCAAAAGCCTGTTCATATCCGATTTTCTTTTCAGTATAAGGTTTTATTCCGTTATTGTAAGCCTGTTTTGCGTAAGGTTCCATAATAAAAAACGTCAATACCAAAGCCAAAGAAACCAGTAAGGTTGTAGGCGGCGACTGAGGAGTCCCCAACGCCTGACGCAAAAAACCGAATACTACTAGAAGCCTCACAAAAGAGGTCATAACAAGTATAATACTCGGAGCCAACACCAGTAAAGTTAAAAGAATGGTAATATTCAAAACGCTTACCAGCTGTTTAGGAGTTTCCGGTGCTGTCAAAGACAAATTAACGGTTGGAATCTGCGGCGCAGCCGCAAATATCAATATAGGAATCAGTAAAAAGAATAGTTTTTTCATGCCGTTCCTATTTTTTAACTTTGTCTAATACGGATTTTTCAATTTTACTTTGATTTTGTTTTTTCTTCGAGAAGAACCATATTTCCACCCGTCTGTTTTTAGCCCTTCCCTGTGGTGTCGCATTAGCAGCTATAGGATGATATTCCCCGTATGCGGCGGCACTCAGCTGTTTCGGATTTACACCGTCTTTGATTAATATTTTAAGAACGCTTAAAGCTCTGGCCGCACTCAGCTCCCAGTTGTCCGCATAAGGAGACGTTGGGGGAGGAGGAACGTTGTCGGTAAAACCTTTTACCTGAATTTCAATGTTTTTAGGCAAATATTCTTTGATAATAAGCGCGATTCTTTTCAAAAACAGAAGACTGTCCTCATTTGTAATCTGCGCGCTTCCGGATTTAAACGTAATATCTGCAGGAAGTCTTATGAAAAAGCCTTCTTCTCCCTCTTCAAGAGTGATAGCCGGCCCTTTGCCTCCCGCTGTAAACTGTTTAAATTCAGCAATAGCCTGTGAAAGTTTATTTACGGTCTGCGCAGTTTCCTCGTTTCTTTCAATAGGAGTAGCCTGCTGAATTCTGTTTCTGCTGATTTCTGTCTGTGTTCCGCCTTCTAATACGCTCAATGCCCCGGCTAAAGAACCTATAGCTTCTTTAACTTTTTTGGCATCCATCGTAGACATTGAGAGAAGCAAAACGAAGAAACATAAAAGAAGACTCATCAAGTCCCCAAACGTAGCAAGCCATTCGGGCATACATTCAGGACATTCGCACTTACATTTTTTAGCCATAAATTTTCCTATTCAAATTGTGACTTTCTCTGTGCCGGCGGCAGGAAGCTTAACAGTTTTGCTTCCAGCGTTCTTGGATTGTCTCCGGCCTGAATCGACATAATTCCTTCAATTATCATTGTTTTAGCAAGTATTTCGTCATCATTTCTAAGTCCGAGTTTATTGGCTATAGGTCCTCCGAAAATATTCCCGATCATCGCACCGTATAACGTTGTCAATAACGCAACCGCCATCGCCGGACCAATCGCAGAAGGATCCGACATGTTAAGAAGCATCGCAACAAGACCGACCAAAGTACCGATCATCCCCATCGCACCGGCAAGACCTGCCCAGCTGTTAAAAATCGATGCCATCTTTTTATGTCTGGCATCCATCTGTTCAAGATCAATTTCCAAAAGTTCTCTGATCGTATCGGGTTCGTTTCCGTCTACGGCCATTGAAAGACCCTTTTTCAGAAACTCATCCTCTTCGTTAGCGGCGGCCTGCTCAAGTGAAAGTATACCGTCGCGTCTTGCCTGTGTGGCGTAATCAACAAGTTTTTTAATCAATTCTTCGTAATTTGGCTGATAGCTTGGTTTGATGGCAATCATAAAAACTTTTGCAAACTTGGTCATCATTTCCATTTTGTTTGCAATAAAAAGCGTCATAATTGACCCAAGCACAACGATTAACACCGACTGACCGTCGATATATGGACCTATACCCACCCCCATTGCCATTGCGGCAATAATTAAACCGAGCGCTCCTACTAGCCCGATAACACTTGCTAAATCCATTAAAATAGCCTTTTTTGCTATAATTATAACAAAAAAAGGAAATTTGTATGCTTCAAATTATTATTTTAGCCGCAGGTAAAGGAACGCGTATGAAATCCCCCACTGCAAAGGTGCTTCATAAGCTATGCGGCAAAAGTATGATTGAATACATTATAGAAGAAAGTTTAAAACTTACAGATAAAATAGACATTATATTAAACCACCAGTTTGACAAAGTAAGCGAAACCGTAAACGCATATCCGGTAAATATTATAAAACAGGACCTTGAAAATTTTCCCGGAACGGGCGGAGCGGTTAAAGAAGTGCCGCTCAGCGCAGATAAGGTTTTGGTATTAAACGGCGACATGCCTCTAATTAAAGCCGAAGAGCTAAAAAAATTCGAAGAAATTGACGCGGATATCGTCATGAGCGTAATGAAACTGGATAATCCCGACGGTTACGGAAGAGTCGTAATAAAAGAAGGAAAAGTTGAAAAAATCGTCGAACAAAAAGACGCAAACGAAGAAGAGCTCAAAATTCCTTATGTGAATGCGGGAGTATATCTGTTTAAAAAAGCGGTTTTAGAAAAATATCTGCCAAAACTTTCAAACAACAATAAACAAAAAGAATATTATCTAACCGATATAATCGAAATGGCTTCAAAAGACGCCCTTACAATAAAAGCAGTCGAAGTTGATGAAGAAAACTTCAAAGGCGTAAATTCGAAAAAAGACCTTGCCCACGCGGAAGAGATAATGTGCAGGAGAATAAAAAACTTCTGGATGCAAAACGGGGTAATAATGCATCTGCCGGATACAATTTATATAGACGCTTATTCAAGTTTTGAGGGAGAGTGTGAGATAGGAAACGGATGTGTAATTAAAAAAAGCGTAATAATCGAAAGCGAAATCAGACCTTTAAGCGTAATAGAAGAAGCGGTTATAAAAAAAAGCGGCGTAGGACCGATGGCGAGAATCAGGCCTAAAAGCGAACTCACAGACACACATATAGGAAATTTCGTAGAAGTTAAAGCTTCTAAATTAAAAGGTATAAAAGCCGGCCATTTAAGCTATCTCGGAGACAGTGAAATAGATGAAGGTACGAATATAGGAGCCGGAACAATCACGTGCAATTATGACGGTAAAGCCAAATACAAAACGAAAATCGGCAAAAACGTATTTGTCGGAAGCGATACACAGCTTATAGCTCCTGTAACAATTGAAGACGATGTAATGATTGCCGCGGGCAGCACGGTAAACAAAGACATAAAAAAAGGCTCTCTTGCAATCAGCAGAGCCCCTCTTAAAATAATTAAAAACTTCTACTACAAGTTTTTCGGGAGACAGAAGTGAATATTCTTATCGGAGTAACCGGCAGCATAGCTATTTATAAAACATGCGAGCTTATAAGACTCTTTGTGAAAAACGGCGACAGCGTCAGGTTGGTTATGTCACAGGCAGCCGCAAAATTCATATCACCCCTTACATTCGAAACCTTAACAAGACAAAAAGTTTTAATAGAACAAAACGAAGACTGGTCAAGCGAAATGAACCATATTGATTATGCAAAATGGACAGATATTTACATAATAGCGCCCGCAACTGCAAATACAGTAAACAAAGCGGCAAACGGTATAGCGGACAATCTGCTGTTACAGACTTATCTGGCATGTACGGCACCGGTGCTTTTCGCTCCTTCCGCCAATACAAATATGTATAATCATCCAACAACCCAGGAAAGTTTCAAAAAGCTAAATATAATTGAAGCAAATGCGGGACTTCTTGCGTGCGGCGACGAAGGAATAGGCAAAATGGCCGAGCCGGAAGAAATATTTTTAAGAGCACTCAGGGAATTAAACAAAGACGAATTTTGGCAAAATAAAAAAGTAACCGTAACAGCAGGCGGAAGTATAGAAAAAATTGACGATGTAAGGTTTGTAAGCAATTTTTCAAGCGGTAAAATGGGAGAAGCTTTGGCTAAAGCCTTTTATATAAAAGGAGCCGACGTAACGCTTATCTCAAGTAAAGAACATAATATCACCAAAGAAATAAAACAGATAAAAGTTCAAAGCGCAGAGGATTATTACAGGGAAATATTAAATTCCGATCCCGATTATTTAATTATGGCTGCCGCAATTTCAGATTTTAAACCTTCATACACCTCCGGCAAACTTAAAAAAGAGCAAATAGGTGAAAAAATGATTTTGGAAATGAACAAGAATATCGATATTCTTGAAAGTCTGAAAGATCAAAAATTCAAAAAAATAGGTTTTAAAGCGGAAAGAGACGAACAAAATGCAGTCAAATACGCAAAAAACTCTTTAAAAAAGAAAAATCTCAACGCCGTTTGCCTGAATCTTCTTACAAAAAACGATTTCGGAAGCGATGAAAACGAAATAATTTTCATCACCAATAATTCGGAAACTGTTTTTACGCAGGACACTAAAGAAAACATAGCTTTGAAGATAGCCGATGCCGTTAAACATATCTAAACTCGGCAAAATTCTCAAAGCTGTAAACAGACTTGAAGAAATTAAAGAGTTTAATGCGACTCTTCCTGTAAAAATAGAAGTAAAAAAACAGATCAATCCCATAAGATATCTTATTAAACTCGGAAACAGGGAAATCGAAACAAAAAGCTCCATTCCCCTGCTTATCGGAAAAAAATATTTCGCCGAAATAAAAGAAAACAAAAACAGACTGCAGATAAGCAATTTAAAAGAACTGCCCCGTCTGCTTGAAATGATGGAAAAACTGGAAATAAAAAACACAAACGAAGAAAACAGCTCACTGCATTCATTCGGAAAACAGGAAATTTTACAGCATTTGTCAAATTCCGTGTCAAAATTTGAATTTATATTTTATACCAACATGTTAATGGCTTACGAACAGAAAATCCACCATTTAATAATCAACGAGAAAAAAAAAGCCCTAATGCAGTATAAATACTCAAAAAACAAGGTAAAATTTTATGCAATATTCAATCATTTAGGGGAACTCGAAGGTGAGATAACAGAAAACTCGTTAACGGTTTATTCACCTTATAATGCTACACTGCAGTTAATAAATTTATATAAAGACGAGCTTTCTTTGGAACTGTTTTTATACAAAAAAGAAGTGTCGCCTTTATATAATTTTTCTGAAAACTTATTAAATTTAAAGGTTTAATATATGCATATAGCTATCATTATGGACGGAAACGGGAGATGGGCGAAAAAAAGAGGTTTAAAAAGAATAGAAGGACATAAAAAAGGTGCCGAAACGGTCAGAAAAATCACCGAATACTGTGCACAGAATGACGAAATATCCTATTTAACGCTATACGCTTTTTCTACTGAAAACTGGAAAAGACCCAAAATGGAAGTAGAATTTTTAATGAAACTTCTGGAAAATTATCTGGAAAAAGAGCTTGAAACATATATTAAAAACGATATCAGATTTGAAACAATAGGCGATATTTCAAAATTTTCCGACAAACTGAAAAAAAGAATCGAACTCACAAAAGAAAAAACGAAAAACAATAAAAAACTTACGCAAATTTTGGCGTTAAACTACGGAAGCAAAAACGAAATAACAAGAGCCGTTAAAAAATTAATAGACAAAAACGAAGAAATCACAGAAGAAAACATACAAAACAATCTGGACATAAGCAGAGACGTGGATCTTTTAATAAGAACAAGCGGAGAGATCAGACTTAGCAATTTTCTGTTATGGCAGTGCGCTTACGCCGAAATGTTTTTTACAAATACTCTTTGGCCGGATTTTACACCCGAAGAACTTGATAAAATTATAAAATCGTTTCACCTGAGAGAAAGAAGATTCGGCGGAATATAAAACTGGAGATGTAATATGGAGAATATCGAACTTTTATTCGTTTTTTTATTTGGACTTTGTATAGGAAGTTTTTTAAATGTAGTCATTTACAGACTGCCTAAACAAAAAAGCATAATATCGCCGCCTAGCAGCTGTCCGGCCTGCGGCACAAGAATAAAACCTTGGCATAACATTCCAATAATCGGATGGCTTATATTAAAAGGCCGATGTGCTTCATGCGGAGCAAAAATTTCTGTGCGTTATCCTATTATAGAACTGCTGACAGGCATAATAGCCGTAATTGTTTATTACAAAACCGGTTTAAATATATTTTTTATTATTAATTTTGCCGTATTTTCAACTCTTTTGGCACTGAGTATGATAGATTTTGACTATAAAGCGGTACCCGATTCACTTAATCTGCTTGCATTAACACTAGCGTTTTTTAATTCAACCGATATTTTAAACAATTTCACAAACGCATTGATATTAATGGGAGGCATGAGTTTAATCAGATATTATGTGTCATATATTATAAAAAGAGAAGCAATGGGCGAGGGAGATATTATCGTAGCGGGAACCATGGGAGCGCTTTTGGGAGTAAAACTTGCCTTAATCGCTATTTTTATAGGTTCGGCGCTAGCTATACTGCCTTCAATTTACAACAGAATTAAAAACAATGATTTTGAACTGCCTTTTATACCTTTTTTGGCGTTAGGCACATTTATCGTCTGGATATTCAACGGATATTTTGAATTATTATGGAGCAACATATATGGATAGACTTTCAAAATATCTTATATCAGGCTTCTGGCCGATATTTTTAATGATATTTCTGATTCTGTTTTTAATTACGTCAATAGTTATTATCATATCCATAGCAAATATCACTTCAAACATTCACATAACGTTTGCGGAACTTTTTAAAATGTATATGCTTTCCCTTCCGAAAGTGCTGTTTATAGCATTATCTATTTCATTCTTTATTTCAATAGTTTCACTTTTTTCAAAACACAGCGAAACACAGGAGCTTGTAGCGCTATTTTCACTGGGAGTGAAGCCATTTAAACTTTTAAAACCGTTTTTTTATTTTTCAATTTTATTAACAGTAATAAATCTAATTATTCTCTTTGTTTCCATTCCTTATGCAAAAATAGCTTTTAAAAATTTCAAAGCACAAAAACAGCAAGAAGCAAGATTTAACTTCCAGACATCTCAAATATCCCAAAAATTTGGAGAATGGAACATTTTCACAACATCAAAAAAAGCTAAAAAATACGAAAATCTTATTTTATACAATAATAAAAACAATCAGTTAATCCTTGCAAAATACGCCGATTTAAAAACTAACAAAGGCTATTTGACTTTCGAGCTTGAAAAAGGAAACGTTTATTCGTTTGATAAAAACGCAATAATAAATTTCGACACTATGTATATAAATAAAAAAATCCCTAAAAGCAACTATTCGATTTTCAGATTTTCCGAATATTTTCAAAAGTTTAAAAAACTTTTCGGATTTTATCTTCCTTTTGCGCTGCTGCCTGTCAGTCTGATATTTTTTATTCCCCCTATTTCGTTTTTTCACTCCAGAATACACAAAAACAGGTCTCTGGTATTTGCCATTGCCCTGCTTGTAATATATTTAGTTGTTACGAAAACGACATCATCGCTGTGGATAAATACACTCATCAGTATTCTGTTTTTTATTTCAGGTTATATCGCTTTTAAAAGGAAAACGCCATTTTAAAACTAAAAGCCGCTATCAGCTATGACGGAAGCAAATTTTACGGTATGCAAAAACAGCCTGACAAAATCACCGTTCAGGGAGAAATTGAAAATTCTCTACAAAAACTAAACATATCTTCAGCCGTAACACATGCAGGAAGGACTGACAGAGGAGTTCACGCCCTTAACCAGGTAATTGCCTTCGACATCCCAGACTTTTGGGAAATTAACAAACTTAAAAATTCTTTAAATAAAATCCTCCACCCATATATACATATTAAAAAACTTGAATTTGCAAATGCCGGCTTTAACCCAAGATTTGATGCCAAAAAAAGAAGCTACAGATACATTTTATCACATGTTTACTCACCTCATACTTCAGATTACATAACTTATTATCCTCAAAAAATAGACATACCGCTTATAAAAAAGGCCCTTAAACGTTTTGAAGGAAAACACGATTTTGAGTATTTTGCCAAGACCGGAAGTGAAGTTAACTCATATATAAGAGAAATTTACAAAACGGAAATTTACAAATATAAATCATTTACTGTAATTAAAATAGCCGGAAACGGCTTTTTAAGAGGACAGATAAGACTTATTGTGGATTTTATACTGAAAATAAACGAAAACATTTTAACATTGGACGATTTAGACAAACAGCTTTCGAAAAAAGAGCTTATATCCAAGCATTTAGCACCGCCTAACGGGCTTTATCTTGAGAGAATATGGTATTAGTGTCAATTTCATAAAATTCGCTTATGCTGCAACCTTTGCACTGATTATATACCCCAAGTTTAAAATAGCTGTAATACTTTTCCCAGTAAAAAACGTCTTTCAGTACTTTTAATTTTTTTTGATAGTAAATTTTTAAAATATTTTTTTTGATTTCAACTTTTATATTTAAAGGATTATGTAAAACACCTAAATATATTTTTGAATAGCTGTTTTTATTTTTTATTACTGCCCATATTCCGTTTTTTATATTTTTGTATTTTTTAATCCAGACTATTCTTAAAAGAGGTTTATTAGGAGCTTTTGACTTTTTTGGATCAGCATGAATCTGTAAAAAAGTAAATTCCCTGTTACAGTTTACAGGATATACATTACACAATACATGTAAAAAAACACCGTTTTTGTTATCCGTTTTCCATTCTTTTCTAAAACGAAACTCGCTTCTTTTATGATTACCGCACACTTTAAACACTATTCTGTTTTTATCCAAAACAAAATATTTGTTATTGATACTGGGCTTGAATTTTCCGTAACCTATTGAATATTCAGGATTATATCTGCTTGTAGGAGCCTGCAGCTTTACGGACTGTTTCAGGAGATTTTTAAACGGATTGTTGTTTTGATAAGCATATATATTTAAAGTTAATAAGCAATAAATAAAAACTTCAAATATCATTATTAATAATTTTATAATTTATAATATCAACATTTTCTTTAATCCTTGCATAAGCTGCTTTCGTTAAAATTCTATCAGGTATAGCTAAAATAAATTTTCTTTTTTTATACTTTATAACTTCTACTTTATGTTTTTTTAAATATAGAATATAATCCGATAAAAATTGTTTAATATGATTATGATTTATTTTACGTTTTTCCCAATTTTTGCATTGAATGCATAAATACTCACTTTTTGCTTCATCAATAGCTATTAAGTCGATACCCTCATCTTTTTTTCCTTTTAATGCAGAGTTATCAATAACTTTATATCCTTGTTTTTCAAAATATTTCTTTACTATTTGTTCAAATTTTTTTCCTTTTATTTCATAACTTTTTCTCATATTATAAGAATAAGTATTAATACTTTCAAGATCCACTTTTTCTTCTTTTAAAAATTCTGTATTTTTTTCATTTTCGTACGAATTTGGCTTATATTTATCCTCATTCTTTCTAACATAGGTTTCAATATCATTTAGAAATTCATTTTCTTCTTCAAATTCAATAGTGAAATTTTCATTATTTTCTTTTAATTTTTCTAAAAGAGCCCTTTCTCTTTGAAACTGTTCTATTTTTTCTTCAGTTTTTTTATCTATATAAATATAAAACCCAGCCAATATTAATAATGAAGGGCCTATAACCTTTAGAATATCAATTAACACAATTACTCCAATCTTTTTTATAAAATTTTAGCATAATTAAAAAAGGAGAAAAATAAATAAGATAAGTGACAGACACCATATTGATTAATTTTTTGGTTGCGGGGGCAACTTCTGACTTTATCAATAAAAGCCCTATATTTTAGCATTTTTATTAATTCTCATTTTCTTCATACCCCTACTTATACCCCTTAAATTTAAAGTGTTACAAAATTAAACGGCCTGCAAATTTGCGACACGGTTAGCACCTGCCCCTTAAGCAAGGACGTCACAAGATTTGCAGAGCCTAAATATAATTATAACAAAAAAAGGAGTATAACTTTTTTTCTTATACCCCCTAAATAACTTTTAATGTTGTTTTTTCTTATCAGCTCTCAAATTCCACCCTAACCGTATATCCACTCCCGCTTAAATTGTGCGTTACTCTTTTAATAGAATATTCTCCATCATCTTCACCAAAACCGTTTAGTTTCAATTTAGCTCCTGCAATAATATTCATTCCGTCTATTGTCAAATTGC
It contains:
- a CDS encoding ketopantoate reductase family protein, with amino-acid sequence MVNLIDFKDLIGELFLIGLFLSLALGAVIAGKILDKRKRMKILVVGLGGVGGYLAYKLIKCGYNIDVYATEKTNEKVKKEGLKIIDVDKEDTVYPNVGIDGIYDIIFITAKSYSLDEVINEIEGHYHNNTRIVPILNGIGHFEKFKNIGAKIVKACIYILSNKKDVNVIYKKTPLFYMCLENDEILKKVFEKCDLKIKFSDSIDKEIWKKYLFISTFATLQSYYDKPTGWIMENKREEVEKFLDEVINIAKSYGIDLSSEKEKVINQALNIPYESKMSMQIDYEKGNKTEVDNLTGFLAEKSDFIKKYYDFLAK
- the trmA gene encoding tRNA (uridine(54)-C5)-methyltransferase TrmA, translated to MNCSSFGKCGSCVLWQMPYEEQLKMKSGQLIELFSEFDMPGLEVVHGSDEHFRARAEFRVWHEGDKSYYAMRKRKEDGRGVIPIEECKIVDKAIYEVMTPLLNEIEKNDNLRFKLYEIDFLSNSKGELIVTLIYHRKVDETIAEDIQKLKDKFKNIDFIVRKKGRKYVFDKNYLIEELNINSKIYKYKIIENTFSQPNRQMNQKMIEWAMRNSEDLRGDLVELYCGNGNFTIPLSERFNRVIATEISKESIEAATYNAEINERGNITFLAMSAAEFSKLYKDKSPLITKYDLKNVLIDPPRAGLDDKSREFVNEFDNIIYISCNPETLKRDLQTLSKGREIKAFAFFDQFPYTNHAECGVILQKR
- a CDS encoding motility protein A, with product MDLASVIGLVGALGLIIAAMAMGVGIGPYIDGQSVLIVVLGSIMTLFIANKMEMMTKFAKVFMIAIKPSYQPNYEELIKKLVDYATQARRDGILSLEQAAANEEDEFLKKGLSMAVDGNEPDTIRELLEIDLEQMDARHKKMASIFNSWAGLAGAMGMIGTLVGLVAMLLNMSDPSAIGPAMAVALLTTLYGAMIGNIFGGPIANKLGLRNDDEILAKTMIIEGIMSIQAGDNPRTLEAKLLSFLPPAQRKSQFE
- the ruvX gene encoding Holliday junction resolvase RuvX, whose amino-acid sequence is MEKIIGIDVGLKRIGVAFSNGSVVVPLPAVIRKNRNQAAKEVMDKINEYKADVLVVGLPMTNEEMQRRIKHFISLLDFNGSTVFIDESYTSAEVEEEIKGVIKHKKDGRIDSLVAKKLIENYLARKS
- the glmU gene encoding bifunctional UDP-N-acetylglucosamine diphosphorylase/glucosamine-1-phosphate N-acetyltransferase GlmU, producing the protein MLQIIILAAGKGTRMKSPTAKVLHKLCGKSMIEYIIEESLKLTDKIDIILNHQFDKVSETVNAYPVNIIKQDLENFPGTGGAVKEVPLSADKVLVLNGDMPLIKAEELKKFEEIDADIVMSVMKLDNPDGYGRVVIKEGKVEKIVEQKDANEEELKIPYVNAGVYLFKKAVLEKYLPKLSNNNKQKEYYLTDIIEMASKDALTIKAVEVDEENFKGVNSKKDLAHAEEIMCRRIKNFWMQNGVIMHLPDTIYIDAYSSFEGECEIGNGCVIKKSVIIESEIRPLSVIEEAVIKKSGVGPMARIRPKSELTDTHIGNFVEVKASKLKGIKAGHLSYLGDSEIDEGTNIGAGTITCNYDGKAKYKTKIGKNVFVGSDTQLIAPVTIEDDVMIAAGSTVNKDIKKGSLAISRAPLKIIKNFYYKFFGRQK
- a CDS encoding OmpA family protein is translated as MAKKCKCECPECMPEWLATFGDLMSLLLCFFVLLLSMSTMDAKKVKEAIGSLAGALSVLEGGTQTEISRNRIQQATPIERNEETAQTVNKLSQAIAEFKQFTAGGKGPAITLEEGEEGFFIRLPADITFKSGSAQITNEDSLLFLKRIALIIKEYLPKNIEIQVKGFTDNVPPPPTSPYADNWELSAARALSVLKILIKDGVNPKQLSAAAYGEYHPIAANATPQGRAKNRRVEIWFFSKKKQNQSKIEKSVLDKVKK
- the fliP gene encoding flagellar type III secretion system pore protein FliP (The bacterial flagellar biogenesis protein FliP forms a type III secretion system (T3SS)-type pore required for flagellar assembly.) codes for the protein MKKLFFLLIPILIFAAAPQIPTVNLSLTAPETPKQLVSVLNITILLTLLVLAPSIILVMTSFVRLLVVFGFLRQALGTPQSPPTTLLVSLALVLTFFIMEPYAKQAYNNGIKPYTEKKIGYEQAFERSIKPFKTFMIKNTREKDLALFFRIRHLPNPKTVNDVPLTILVPAFMISELKTAFEIGFLIFLPFLIIDMVVSSILMSLGMMMLPPVMISLPFKILVFILVDGWNLIVLGLVKSFH